The Salmo trutta chromosome 6, fSalTru1.1, whole genome shotgun sequence genome has a window encoding:
- the LOC115195352 gene encoding very-long-chain enoyl-CoA reductase-like, translating to MPLRTIIRNCVYYWTFSAWLAFYINHPLYTPPCKSSIIQTDHSVPQRDLQSLLNSLYAAYGDMQVNYALAIFVLCEAGNFSIHVALNNLKAGGGPKCRKFPRPTKNPFTWLFFLVSCPNYTYEVGAWASFSVMTQCLPVALFTFFGLIQMTIWANGKHKAYTREFKDYPHLRMPIIPLLL from the exons ATGCCTCTCAGGACTATAATCAGG AACTGTGTGTATTACTGGACCTTCTCTGCATGGTTGGCCTTCTACATCAACCATCCGCTCTACACGCCTCCGTGTAAGTCCTCTATCATTCAGACCGACCACTCAGTGCCTCAACGAGACTTACAGTCCCTCCTCAACTCTTTATACGCAG CGTATGGGGACATGCAGGTGAACTACGCACTGGCTATATTTGTG CTCTGTGAGGCTGGTAATTTCTCCATTCACGTGGCCCTCAATAACCTCAAGGCAGGAGGTGGGCCCAAGTGCAGAAAGTTCCCTCGCCCGACGAAGAACCCATTCACATGGCTGTTCTTCCTCGTGTCTTGCCCCAATTATACCTACGAG GTAGGAGCCTGGGCAAGTTTCTCTGTCATGACCCAGTGTCTTCCAG TGGCCTTGTTCACCTTCTTTGGTTTGATCCAGATGACCATCTGGGCCAATGGGAAGCATAAAGCCTACACCAGGGAGTTCAAGGACTACCCACACCTACGCATGCCAATTATCCCACTCCTCCTCTGA